The Burkholderia cepacia ATCC 25416 genome includes a window with the following:
- a CDS encoding UbiA family prenyltransferase, whose protein sequence is MRETGKPPLVVDLDGTLTPSDTLMESVIHAVRRKPSNLLRLPFWLAGGRAAFKAKVAEHADFRAETLPYREPLVDYLESERERGRKIVLATAAHRSIAEQVSAHLGLFDFVIATGGDTNLKGATKLAGIRRQVGDDFVYAGDSKADLPIWAGAKGAVLVGVTHGVAANVRSRIPVEREFSNVRAGFATWCKALRVHQWLKNLLLFVPLLTAFAFLDTGKVATLALAFLSMSLGASATYIGNDIWDLDNDRRHPRKRNRAFASGTLSIVQGLGCAALLLTLAFALAFVVSPEFAGMFALYLLLTTAYSWRLKSIVLLDVVVLSLLYTYRIIAGAVAAEITVSRWLLAFSVFAFLSLALVKRCSELVLLRQHNKRASAGRDYRVGDLEVLWPFGIGASLAAVVVFGLFINAPETAARYAIPHLLWFVQIGLIYLFGRLWITTVRGAMHDDPIVHILENRGSFTMLCVMVTIVLAAHFLPAP, encoded by the coding sequence ATGCGAGAGACCGGAAAACCACCGCTTGTCGTCGACCTCGACGGCACGCTGACCCCATCGGACACCCTGATGGAATCAGTGATCCACGCGGTAAGACGCAAGCCTTCAAACCTGCTGCGATTGCCATTCTGGCTCGCCGGCGGGCGCGCCGCGTTCAAGGCCAAAGTTGCAGAACACGCCGATTTTCGAGCTGAGACACTCCCGTATCGCGAACCGCTTGTCGACTATCTCGAGAGCGAACGCGAACGTGGCCGCAAGATCGTGCTCGCAACTGCCGCGCATCGTTCGATCGCCGAGCAGGTGAGCGCGCATCTCGGTCTGTTCGATTTCGTCATCGCAACTGGCGGCGATACGAATCTCAAGGGCGCGACCAAACTGGCCGGCATTCGCCGGCAGGTCGGCGACGACTTCGTCTATGCGGGTGACAGCAAAGCCGATCTGCCGATCTGGGCCGGCGCGAAAGGTGCGGTCCTGGTCGGCGTTACCCATGGTGTCGCGGCGAATGTCCGCAGCCGCATTCCGGTTGAACGAGAGTTTTCGAACGTGCGCGCAGGCTTTGCCACATGGTGCAAAGCGCTGCGTGTCCACCAGTGGCTGAAAAACCTGTTGCTGTTCGTTCCGCTGCTGACTGCGTTTGCGTTCCTCGACACCGGCAAGGTTGCCACACTCGCGCTCGCCTTCCTGTCGATGTCGCTTGGCGCGTCGGCCACCTACATCGGCAACGATATCTGGGATCTGGACAACGATCGCCGACACCCTCGTAAGCGCAACCGCGCATTCGCAAGTGGCACGCTGTCGATCGTGCAGGGGCTCGGTTGTGCGGCACTGCTGCTGACCCTGGCGTTTGCGCTGGCATTTGTGGTGTCGCCCGAATTTGCCGGCATGTTTGCGCTCTATCTGCTGCTTACGACCGCATACAGTTGGCGCCTGAAATCGATCGTGCTTCTCGATGTCGTCGTGTTGTCGTTGTTGTACACATATCGAATCATCGCCGGAGCCGTCGCTGCGGAAATCACGGTCAGCCGCTGGTTGCTCGCGTTTTCCGTATTTGCGTTCTTGAGCCTCGCGCTCGTAAAGCGCTGCTCCGAGCTGGTGCTTTTGCGTCAGCACAACAAACGCGCTTCAGCAGGCCGCGATTACCGCGTGGGCGATCTCGAAGTGCTCTGGCCGTTCGGTATCGGTGCATCGCTTGCCGCAGTAGTCGTCTTCGGCCTTTTCATCAACGCCCCCGAGACCGCCGCACGCTACGCGATTCCGCACTTGCTCTGGTTCGTGCAGATCGGCCTGATCTACTTGTTCGGCCGACTCTGGATCACCACGGTTCGCGGCGCGATGCACGACGATCCGATCGTTCATATCCTCGAAAACCGCGGCAGCTTCACCATGCTTTGCGTCATGGTGACGATCGTGCTGGCCGCTCACTTCCTTCCGGCGCCGTAA
- a CDS encoding hemagglutinin repeat-containing protein, with product MNKKTYRLVYSRLRGMVMAVEETATAAGKTESGESRAGRRSRGSSGLLIAVASLAAVPSFASAQIAPVPGTTTHVIQTQNGLPQVNIAKPSGAGVSVNTYNQFDVQKNGAILNNSPTLVNTQQAGYINGNPNFGPGQSARIIVNQVNSANPSQLRGYVEVAGNRAEVVLANPAGIVVDGGGFINTSRATLTTGQPYYGADGSLAGYNVNRGLVTVQGAGLNATNVDQVDIIARAIQANAAIYAKNLNVVAGANQVDHETLTAKPIQGDGAAPGVAIDVGQLGGMYSERIYLVGTEGGVGVRNAGTIAAQAGDMTLQSNGRLVLTGKTTATGNLAMSAAGGIDNSGTIYAEQSVSANTGADLVNSGTFAAQQNATIAAGSVNSTGTLGAGVSNDGTVGHSGDLNVTTSGQLTATSQNLAGGNASLTGGGVNLAGSQTAANGALALNATAGDLNLSDAKTSAQGAITANATGTLVNDRGSVSSDSGITLTGGNVSNQGGKVSAQGPLLVQAAGQLANRSGTLVSQAAAEVRGGSILNNQGTIQSAAGMTVAGGTLDNSGGRVTSLNGDGLSVTTTGLLTNAGGPTADGAQGGVIGGNGDVTLQAGQLVNHGTVTARQDIRATSQSLDNGGGTLSAGRNANLDAGAALTNAAGSIAAGQVAAIKAMSLDNGGGSVNAAQLALTAGDLANRGGSITQTGTGAMLAAVSGTFDNTGGTLQTNSTDLSLSPTALINDQGKIAHAGSGTLSIATGTLSNNGGQIATNGALALQAAALSNQAGTLSAQRQASVAVQSLDNRAGGYVGADSVTLTAQDRIDNGGGTIEANNGLTVAADSLANDTGSIKNIGASSLSVTSTNALSNTAGGTIGGNGDVSVLAGGIDNSTGSLLSAQALTLKSNGALTNTAGLIQANGPLDVHAQGAIRNTGGQIEANDATSTLALSGSSIDNSDGRIVNVGTGATTIDGGASITNGNAAGKPGAGVIGGNGDVTVTAQSLTNTLGAQMLAGRDLMLAVANRLDNSSGVLSAANNATLNGPNTVLVNQAGSIRANGALGLTTASIDNTNGKIGNDAGSGGSVALNTGALVNQGGAIGSDRDLTLTAGSLSGDGSVVAGRNGSVSLASDYTHTAANKLHANGDLTFSTSGKLTNQGKLDANGALTVNAANVDNQAGADLNSANTTVNANGGTVDNAGRIEGDTVTTNSATLNNTATIIGRDVTLNAGVISNAGAAAVIAAANRANLYASNRLSNTGGASIFSVGDINIAANDQRDADGFLVNRAPTVLNDQSSIEALGSVELAADTFTNTRPAPVVDTETTSVDKKHETKRSKYIGCPTGNAAPNHGVCSDATWRGPYKTPQTATYSSSQFVSSTNGDNAVDRVLVVNVNGQPQTIYYNTLTDNGNGTFTAVYWDGYDPHVNYDPASEYATRSDGHNGYQRVEIARDTTTTIRQDKVTSQAQQAQLVAGGNIVMKNVGTINNEYSAISAGRSIKIGDTDVAGSAGSGGYGGTTVNNVGQTLYQHQRDDIVSTYAWNENTSSDVGTIVQPSRVYAPVAIGNTGGTIVANQSINIDAKDVNNRNVAAENSATGATGGTLGANQANGGVTGTGQSKVGPATGQKPVDAVQSVVNPTGVLPDLKLPTSGLYSINPAPGQPYLIVTDPRLTSYTNFISSDYMLGQLNLNPASIEKRLGDGMYEQQMVRNQITQLTGRTFLPGYASAEDEYRALMTSGANYAKQFGMVPGMALSAAQMDALTSDIVWLVNQTVTLPDGSTTQVLAPVVYLAKTHANDLQPTGALIVADDVEIRAAGSTTNSGVIKGGTKTVVTATDILNRGGTIASSGTNGTTVVSASNDVVNASGQITGNRVAVLAGRDVANTTLVDTVGVSGAAGASKVSQSLIGQQGTIASTGDLAVQAGRDLSIHGANLSAGGDALVMAGHDINVDTVRSKTDQSLYLNDQHHWEESTTTHVTSGVGAGGNLTMQSGNDASFKGATVTAGRDLSVVAGGNLAAKAVTDEHQLNNVAVDGRARKEVDRTYDQQAVGTTFSAGRNATLGAVNRTDATKGNVTLTGSSVTAGTNAETPGGVTIAASRDVTITEAREEHDSYQNVQVKRGSFVSGTATKESHDTRANIGVASTVSGDTVQIQAGRDLTVQGSNIVGTNGVKLGAANNVAIGTSQDTVQSANSYEKKESGFMSNGGLSVSVGTRSMSDQQHSTDVSNTGSMVGSLNGNLTVAAGNDLHVIGSALHAGNDVNLAGKTVKIDAATDTTNFAEQQQFRQSGLTVGVTNPVVAAVQTGRQMANAAQSVGGDPRLLALAAATTGLAAKNTYDAVKSVGGNPVTAAASVGINVSVGASKSDSQTQAQSSTAVGSTVSAGRNVTIAAAGAGKDSNIDVIGSTISAGRNTMLAAEGDVNLQAARNTSSQHSTNSGSSASVGVSFTVGAKTGVALTAGVAGNRGNADGDSSTWTNTHVTAGNQLTIQSGGDTNLKGAVASGKQVVADVGGNLNIESLQDKDRYDSKQQNAGVSMSVCPPPCVSSVAGNVGQTKMSSDYASVTEQSGIKAGDGGFQVDVKGNTDLKGGVIASSDKAVLDGVNSLTTATLTHSDIENHASYDASQVALSGGYSFGGDSGSGGSKSGIGKDQKGKTDNVNPVAGTELPKGNGGLAVAPSVALSASGDANSTTRSGISGGALTIRDDSAQQQLTGQSAAETVASINRDTSDTGGALAPIFDKGKIQAGFDITSQFINQVGTFVTNRAAEADAANVAASDPKLTPDQRAAAQKHADELNANWGPSGTYRQVLTALSVAAGGNVTGGVGQFAQNATIAYLQELGANQVKQIADNLGSEEARAGLHAIVGCAGAAASSQSCGTAAMGAATSSVLGSLLAPSGNLSASEREARDSLVSSLVAGIAALSNQDVATATGAGKIEAENNQLSLPGGKQQNPVVVDLVSKYCSATAPCSDAKLKEILKAQAELSQEVNKHATNAVIAGGSFAAIAGAVIAGPGVIEAYKAGQAAYSLTTGALTGAAVSGGFYTIPAFVKSDFSSTQAFYESFGRNFSPIGFGVAATVGAYNSILTVSMLNWAGVANSLKSFGAIPGFVINANKLAISQTVGRAAQAAAQPENALQKQKE from the coding sequence ATGAACAAGAAGACCTACCGCCTGGTGTATTCCAGGCTCCGGGGAATGGTGATGGCGGTCGAAGAGACAGCTACTGCCGCGGGGAAAACCGAATCCGGTGAGAGCCGGGCCGGCCGGCGTTCGCGCGGCAGCTCGGGCTTGCTGATCGCGGTCGCGTCGCTGGCGGCCGTGCCTTCGTTTGCATCGGCGCAGATCGCGCCAGTGCCCGGCACCACCACCCACGTGATCCAGACGCAGAACGGGCTGCCGCAGGTAAACATCGCGAAGCCGTCGGGTGCGGGCGTGTCGGTCAATACCTACAACCAGTTCGATGTTCAGAAAAACGGCGCGATCCTCAACAACTCGCCGACGCTCGTCAATACGCAGCAGGCCGGTTACATCAACGGGAATCCTAATTTCGGGCCCGGACAGTCGGCGCGGATCATCGTCAACCAAGTGAACAGCGCGAACCCGTCGCAGCTTCGCGGTTACGTCGAAGTCGCCGGAAATCGCGCGGAAGTGGTGCTGGCCAACCCGGCCGGCATCGTCGTCGACGGCGGCGGCTTCATCAATACGTCGCGTGCCACGCTGACGACCGGACAGCCATATTACGGCGCGGACGGGTCGCTCGCCGGCTACAACGTCAATCGCGGTCTCGTCACCGTGCAGGGCGCGGGGCTCAATGCGACGAACGTCGACCAGGTCGACATCATTGCCCGCGCCATACAGGCAAATGCGGCGATTTACGCGAAGAACCTGAATGTCGTCGCGGGTGCCAACCAGGTTGATCACGAAACGCTGACAGCGAAGCCGATCCAGGGCGACGGCGCCGCGCCTGGCGTCGCGATCGACGTCGGCCAGCTCGGCGGGATGTATAGCGAGCGGATTTATCTGGTCGGCACCGAAGGTGGCGTCGGCGTGCGTAACGCCGGCACGATCGCGGCCCAGGCCGGTGACATGACGCTGCAGTCGAACGGCCGGCTCGTGCTGACCGGGAAGACCACGGCGACTGGCAATCTCGCGATGTCGGCAGCGGGTGGTATCGACAACAGCGGCACGATCTATGCGGAGCAATCGGTATCGGCGAACACGGGGGCTGATCTCGTGAACAGCGGCACGTTCGCTGCGCAACAGAACGCGACGATTGCGGCGGGCTCGGTGAACTCGACCGGCACGCTCGGCGCGGGCGTGAGCAACGACGGCACCGTCGGGCACAGCGGCGACCTGAACGTCACGACATCGGGGCAACTGACGGCGACCAGTCAGAACCTGGCCGGCGGCAACGCGTCGCTCACCGGCGGTGGGGTGAATCTTGCCGGCAGCCAGACGGCTGCGAACGGCGCGCTCGCGTTGAACGCGACGGCGGGCGACCTCAACCTGTCGGACGCGAAGACGAGTGCGCAGGGTGCCATTACGGCGAATGCGACCGGTACGCTTGTCAACGATCGCGGTAGCGTGTCGAGCGATAGCGGCATCACGCTCACGGGCGGCAACGTATCGAACCAGGGCGGCAAGGTGTCGGCGCAAGGGCCGCTGCTGGTGCAGGCAGCCGGGCAGCTCGCCAACCGGTCGGGCACACTCGTGTCGCAAGCTGCCGCGGAGGTGCGCGGCGGCTCGATCCTGAACAACCAGGGCACGATCCAGAGCGCCGCCGGGATGACGGTGGCCGGTGGGACGCTGGACAACTCGGGCGGGCGCGTTACGTCGCTGAATGGCGATGGGTTGTCGGTGACGACGACGGGACTGCTGACGAATGCGGGCGGACCGACGGCGGATGGCGCGCAGGGCGGCGTGATAGGTGGCAACGGCGACGTCACGCTCCAGGCCGGTCAGTTGGTCAATCACGGTACGGTGACCGCCCGGCAGGATATTCGCGCGACGAGCCAGTCGCTCGATAACGGCGGCGGCACGCTGTCGGCCGGGCGAAATGCGAACCTCGATGCAGGCGCAGCACTGACGAACGCCGCCGGCAGTATCGCGGCGGGTCAGGTGGCGGCCATCAAGGCGATGTCGCTCGACAACGGTGGCGGATCCGTCAACGCGGCGCAACTGGCACTGACTGCCGGCGATCTCGCGAACCGCGGCGGGTCGATCACGCAAACCGGCACGGGCGCCATGCTCGCGGCCGTCTCCGGGACGTTCGACAACACCGGCGGTACGCTGCAAACCAACAGCACCGACCTGAGCCTTTCGCCGACCGCACTGATCAACGACCAGGGCAAGATCGCGCACGCCGGCAGCGGCACGTTGTCGATCGCGACCGGCACGCTGTCGAACAACGGCGGGCAGATCGCAACGAACGGTGCACTCGCGCTGCAAGCGGCCGCGCTGTCGAACCAGGCCGGCACCTTGAGTGCGCAGCGGCAGGCGTCCGTTGCCGTCCAGTCGCTGGACAATCGTGCGGGAGGTTACGTCGGAGCCGACAGCGTCACGCTGACTGCGCAAGACCGGATCGATAACGGCGGCGGCACGATCGAGGCGAACAACGGCCTGACGGTGGCGGCCGACAGTCTCGCGAACGACACGGGTTCGATCAAGAACATCGGTGCGAGCAGCCTGAGCGTGACCTCGACGAACGCGTTGTCGAACACGGCCGGCGGTACGATCGGCGGCAATGGCGACGTGTCGGTCCTGGCGGGCGGCATCGACAACTCGACCGGCTCGCTGTTGTCGGCGCAGGCGCTTACGCTAAAGTCGAACGGCGCGTTGACGAACACCGCCGGCCTGATTCAGGCCAACGGCCCCCTGGACGTTCACGCCCAGGGGGCGATCCGGAATACCGGCGGGCAGATCGAGGCGAACGATGCGACATCGACACTGGCGCTTTCCGGCAGCAGCATCGACAACAGTGATGGCCGGATCGTCAACGTCGGGACAGGTGCGACGACGATCGACGGAGGCGCATCGATCACGAACGGCAATGCGGCAGGCAAGCCCGGCGCGGGCGTGATAGGCGGCAACGGCGATGTGACGGTCACTGCACAATCGCTGACGAATACCCTGGGCGCCCAGATGCTGGCGGGCCGCGATCTGATGCTCGCCGTTGCCAACCGGCTCGACAATTCGAGCGGCGTGCTGTCCGCTGCGAACAATGCAACGCTGAACGGCCCGAACACGGTGCTCGTCAACCAGGCGGGGTCCATTCGCGCGAACGGCGCGCTAGGGCTGACCACCGCCTCGATAGACAACACGAACGGCAAGATCGGCAACGATGCAGGTAGCGGCGGCAGCGTGGCGTTGAATACCGGTGCGCTGGTCAACCAAGGCGGCGCGATCGGCAGCGACCGGGACCTGACGCTGACGGCCGGCTCGCTGAGCGGCGACGGGTCGGTCGTCGCCGGCCGTAACGGCAGTGTGTCGCTCGCAAGCGATTACACGCATACCGCCGCGAACAAACTGCACGCGAACGGCGATCTGACGTTCTCGACGTCGGGCAAGCTGACGAACCAGGGCAAGCTCGACGCCAATGGTGCGCTAACCGTCAACGCAGCCAATGTCGACAACCAGGCGGGCGCCGATCTGAATTCGGCGAACACGACCGTCAATGCGAACGGTGGAACGGTCGACAACGCGGGCCGAATCGAGGGCGACACGGTCACGACGAACAGCGCGACGCTGAACAACACGGCGACGATCATCGGCCGCGACGTCACGCTGAATGCTGGCGTCATTTCGAATGCCGGGGCAGCGGCCGTGATCGCTGCAGCCAATCGGGCGAACCTGTATGCGTCGAACCGGTTGTCGAACACCGGCGGGGCGAGCATCTTCAGTGTCGGCGACATCAACATCGCGGCGAACGACCAGCGAGACGCCGATGGGTTCCTCGTCAATCGCGCGCCGACGGTGTTGAACGACCAGTCGTCGATCGAGGCGCTGGGCAGCGTCGAACTGGCGGCCGATACGTTCACGAACACGCGCCCGGCTCCCGTGGTCGACACCGAGACGACCAGCGTCGACAAGAAGCATGAGACGAAGCGCAGCAAGTACATCGGTTGCCCGACCGGAAACGCGGCGCCGAATCACGGTGTTTGCTCCGATGCGACGTGGCGCGGGCCGTACAAGACGCCGCAGACCGCGACGTATTCGAGCAGCCAGTTCGTCTCCAGCACAAACGGCGACAATGCGGTCGATCGCGTGCTCGTCGTCAACGTCAACGGCCAGCCGCAGACGATCTACTACAACACGCTGACCGACAACGGCAACGGGACGTTCACGGCTGTCTACTGGGACGGCTACGACCCGCATGTCAACTACGATCCCGCCAGCGAATACGCGACCCGCAGCGACGGCCACAATGGCTACCAGCGCGTCGAGATCGCGCGCGACACCACGACGACGATCCGGCAGGACAAGGTAACGAGCCAGGCGCAGCAGGCGCAACTCGTCGCCGGCGGCAACATCGTCATGAAGAACGTGGGCACGATCAACAACGAGTACAGTGCGATCTCGGCAGGCCGGTCGATCAAGATCGGCGATACGGACGTTGCCGGAAGCGCAGGCTCGGGCGGCTACGGCGGCACGACGGTCAATAACGTCGGGCAGACGCTGTATCAGCACCAGCGGGACGACATCGTCTCCACTTATGCGTGGAACGAGAACACCAGTTCGGACGTCGGCACGATCGTGCAGCCGTCGCGGGTGTACGCGCCGGTCGCGATCGGCAATACCGGCGGCACGATCGTCGCGAACCAGTCGATCAACATCGACGCGAAGGACGTGAACAACCGCAACGTCGCAGCGGAAAACTCGGCGACGGGCGCGACCGGCGGCACGCTCGGCGCGAACCAGGCCAATGGCGGTGTGACCGGCACCGGGCAGTCGAAGGTCGGCCCCGCGACCGGGCAGAAGCCGGTCGACGCAGTGCAGTCAGTGGTGAACCCGACCGGCGTACTGCCCGACCTGAAGCTGCCGACGAGCGGCCTGTACTCGATCAATCCGGCACCCGGGCAGCCGTATCTGATCGTCACCGACCCGCGCCTTACGAGCTACACGAACTTCATCTCGAGCGATTACATGCTCGGCCAGCTCAACCTGAATCCGGCGAGCATCGAGAAGCGTCTCGGCGACGGCATGTATGAACAGCAGATGGTGCGCAACCAGATCACGCAATTGACCGGGCGCACGTTCCTGCCGGGCTATGCGAGCGCCGAGGACGAGTATCGCGCGCTGATGACCAGTGGCGCGAATTACGCGAAGCAGTTCGGCATGGTGCCGGGGATGGCGCTGTCCGCCGCGCAGATGGATGCGCTGACGAGCGACATCGTGTGGCTCGTGAACCAGACCGTGACGCTGCCGGACGGAAGTACGACGCAGGTGCTCGCGCCGGTCGTTTATCTGGCGAAGACGCACGCGAACGATCTTCAACCGACCGGCGCGCTGATCGTGGCCGACGACGTCGAGATCCGCGCAGCCGGCAGCACGACGAACAGCGGCGTGATCAAGGGCGGCACGAAGACGGTCGTGACTGCGACGGACATCCTGAATCGCGGCGGCACGATTGCAAGCAGCGGGACGAACGGCACGACGGTGGTGTCGGCGAGCAACGACGTCGTGAACGCGTCGGGGCAGATTACCGGCAACCGGGTGGCGGTGCTGGCCGGGCGGGATGTGGCCAATACGACGCTGGTGGATACGGTCGGCGTGAGCGGGGCAGCCGGCGCGAGCAAGGTGAGCCAGAGCCTGATCGGCCAGCAAGGAACGATCGCGTCGACGGGAGATCTCGCCGTGCAAGCCGGGCGGGATCTGTCGATTCATGGCGCGAATCTTTCGGCGGGCGGTGATGCGCTCGTGATGGCCGGGCACGATATCAACGTCGATACGGTTCGGTCGAAGACGGATCAGTCGTTGTATCTGAACGACCAGCATCATTGGGAAGAGTCGACGACGACGCATGTGACGAGCGGTGTCGGCGCGGGCGGCAACCTGACGATGCAAAGCGGCAACGATGCGTCGTTCAAGGGAGCGACCGTGACGGCCGGGAGGGATCTGTCGGTCGTGGCGGGTGGAAATCTGGCGGCGAAGGCGGTAACCGACGAGCATCAACTGAACAACGTCGCGGTCGACGGCCGTGCGCGCAAGGAGGTCGATCGCACATACGATCAGCAGGCTGTCGGGACGACCTTCAGTGCCGGCCGGAATGCCACCCTCGGGGCAGTCAACCGGACTGACGCGACCAAGGGCAATGTGACGTTGACCGGTTCGTCGGTGACAGCCGGTACGAACGCAGAGACGCCTGGCGGCGTGACGATCGCGGCGTCCAGGGACGTGACAATCACCGAAGCCCGCGAAGAGCACGACAGCTATCAGAACGTGCAGGTCAAGCGCGGCAGTTTCGTGTCGGGTACGGCGACAAAGGAATCGCACGATACGCGCGCGAATATCGGCGTGGCGAGCACGGTGTCCGGCGACACGGTGCAGATCCAGGCGGGCAGGGATCTCACGGTTCAGGGCAGCAACATCGTCGGCACGAATGGTGTAAAGCTTGGCGCAGCGAACAACGTCGCGATCGGGACTTCTCAGGATACCGTCCAGTCGGCGAACAGCTACGAGAAGAAAGAATCCGGGTTCATGTCGAACGGCGGGTTGTCCGTGTCGGTCGGCACGCGTTCGATGTCGGATCAGCAGCATTCGACAGACGTTAGTAACACGGGCAGCATGGTCGGTTCGCTGAACGGGAATCTGACGGTCGCGGCGGGCAACGACCTGCACGTAATTGGTAGCGCGCTGCACGCGGGCAATGACGTGAACCTCGCCGGTAAGACCGTCAAGATCGATGCCGCGACCGATACGACGAATTTTGCGGAGCAACAGCAGTTCCGCCAATCCGGATTGACGGTCGGCGTGACGAATCCGGTTGTCGCTGCGGTACAGACGGGCCGGCAAATGGCGAACGCGGCGCAGAGCGTGGGCGGCGATCCGCGCCTGCTTGCGCTTGCGGCGGCCACAACGGGGCTTGCGGCGAAGAATACCTATGACGCGGTGAAATCGGTCGGTGGCAATCCGGTGACGGCGGCGGCCAGTGTCGGTATCAACGTATCGGTTGGGGCGAGCAAGAGCGACAGCCAGACGCAGGCACAGTCGAGCACGGCGGTGGGGAGCACGGTGTCGGCGGGTCGGAATGTGACGATCGCGGCGGCTGGTGCCGGCAAGGACAGCAATATCGACGTGATCGGCAGCACGATCTCGGCGGGCAGGAACACGATGCTCGCCGCCGAAGGCGATGTGAATCTTCAAGCGGCTCGGAATACGAGCAGTCAGCACAGTACGAATAGTGGGTCGAGCGCTTCGGTGGGTGTTTCGTTCACCGTTGGCGCAAAGACTGGGGTTGCGCTCACGGCAGGAGTGGCAGGGAATCGTGGTAACGCTGACGGTGATTCGTCGACGTGGACGAATACGCACGTAACCGCAGGCAACCAACTCACCATTCAGTCGGGTGGAGATACGAATCTGAAGGGCGCGGTTGCATCCGGCAAGCAGGTGGTTGCGGACGTTGGCGGCAACCTGAATATTGAAAGCCTGCAGGATAAGGATCGCTACGATTCGAAGCAGCAGAACGCGGGCGTATCGATGAGCGTGTGTCCCCCGCCGTGCGTATCGAGCGTGGCGGGCAATGTTGGCCAGACGAAGATGAGCAGCGACTACGCCAGCGTGACCGAGCAATCGGGGATCAAGGCGGGCGATGGCGGTTTCCAGGTCGATGTGAAGGGCAATACCGATCTCAAGGGCGGCGTAATCGCGAGCAGCGACAAGGCTGTGCTGGACGGTGTGAACAGTCTGACTACGGCGACGCTGACGCATAGCGATATCGAAAATCATGCGTCGTACGATGCGTCGCAAGTTGCGCTGAGCGGTGGCTACAGCTTTGGTGGGGATAGCGGTTCGGGGGGCAGCAAGAGCGGCATCGGCAAGGATCAGAAGGGCAAGACCGATAACGTGAACCCGGTTGCAGGGACCGAATTGCCGAAGGGGAATGGTGGGCTCGCGGTTGCGCCTTCGGTTGCATTGAGCGCATCGGGCGACGCGAATTCGACCACGCGAAGCGGGATAAGCGGCGGCGCGTTGACGATTCGTGACGATTCAGCGCAACAGCAACTCACCGGTCAGTCCGCCGCTGAGACTGTGGCGAGCATCAATCGGGATACGTCAGATACCGGCGGCGCACTTGCGCCGATCTTCGACAAGGGGAAAATTCAGGCCGGGTTCGACATCACGAGTCAGTTCATCAATCAGGTCGGGACGTTTGTTACGAATCGTGCTGCGGAAGCCGATGCGGCGAACGTAGCCGCGAGTGACCCGAAGTTGACGCCGGATCAACGCGCGGCAGCGCAGAAGCATGCTGACGAACTGAACGCCAATTGGGGGCCGAGTGGTACTTATCGTCAAGTCCTGACAGCCTTGTCGGTGGCTGCGGGCGGCAATGTTACGGGGGGCGTTGGTCAATTCGCACAGAACGCTACGATTGCCTACCTGCAGGAACTCGGCGCGAATCAAGTGAAGCAGATTGCTGACAACCTTGGCAGCGAAGAGGCTCGTGCCGGTCTTCACGCGATTGTCGGATGTGCGGGCGCAGCTGCCAGCAGCCAGAGTTGCGGTACGGCTGCAATGGGAGCGGCAACGAGTTCGGTACTGGGAAGTTTGCTCGCGCCGTCAGGCAATTTGTCGGCATCGGAGCGTGAAGCGCGTGACAGTTTGGTGTCTAGTCTGGTTGCGGGGATTGCCGCGCTATCGAATCAGGATGTTGCAACCGCGACCGGCGCAGGCAAGATTGAGGCTGAGAATAATCAACTCTCGCTTCCGGGCGGCAAGCAGCAAAATCCGGTAGTAGTGGATCTGGTAAGCAAATACTGTAGTGCCACTGCGCCGTGTTCGGATGCCAAATTAAAAGAGATACTCAAGGCGCAGGCAGAGTTATCTCAGGAAGTCAATAAGCATGCGACGAACGCAGTAATTGCGGGAGGCTCTTTCGCTGCAATTGCAGGTGCTGTAATTGCAGGCCCTGGGGTGATCGAGGCATATAAGGCTGGGCAGGCAGCATATTCGTTGACTACTGGGGCTTTAACTGGTGCGGCGGTGTCTGGAGGATTTTATACAATTCCTGCTTTTGTGAAATCGGATTTCTCGTCGACTCAGGCGTTTTATGAGTCATTTGGTCGGAATTTTTCGCCGATTGGATTTGGTGTTGCTGCAACGGTTGGGGCGTATAATAGCATTTTGACCGTATCGATGCTTAACTGGGCAGGTGTTGCAAACTCACTCAAGAGTTTTGGGGCAATTCCTGGTTTTGTTATAAATGCCAATAAGCTTGCGATAAGTCAGACTGTGGGGCGAGCGGCTCAGGCCGCGGCTCAGCCTGAAAATGCGTTGCAGAAACAAAAGGAGTAG